A stretch of DNA from Telopea speciosissima isolate NSW1024214 ecotype Mountain lineage chromosome 5, Tspe_v1, whole genome shotgun sequence:
GGCAAAAATTGTATTGTGAACATGTTCACAGGGATGTTCTAAGGAAGCAACTAGCTTAGGTAAGATTCAAGGTATCTATCCATATTAAAGCATTAGTTTCCTTGCCCCTAACACTGCTTTTGTTTTTGTAGAATAACAACTCAGGTACCTCTCCGGAGTTCTCAACGTCGTTCTAGACGAAGAAcgccaaagaacgtttctagtcaagaacgggtgttctttgttcagacatttaccaaacgtagccttagcAAATCAGAACTGGGACCATGTCCTTGTGGGTCAGGTGGTCTCACGCACCGGTCATTTCACGTACAACTGTATTTGGATGCTCTGCGTGACCgattaacattctttttcccatacaTTAAATTCAATGGTCGATATCAAAACTAAACAATtcaatgacattaaaaatgccAGCATGGAAACTGCGCCAAACACCAGATAGACAACATTCTCTCTCATCAAATTTATAATCAAGTTGATCGAGCCCTTTCAGTTCCAGCCTCTCCTAATTTGTTCTGCCAAGCAAAATGAAGTTGCATCTCATCTGATCAGAATTTTAAGAATCGAGAATTGGATTGATGAATTGGCTGATTTAGATTAGAATCGACTGTGATCAATCCCAATTTTATCTAATCTAATACGATCTAAACGTAAAATTCCCCTGTTTTTGGATTTGATGATCGACTCGATGGTTCTTGGCGACCGATTCAGATTGAAATCGACACTAATCCAATTCCCCAAGTCCGAACGTTTACTTCATCTCCAATTTTTCTTTCAAGGCATTGTTCAACACTAACCAATGTAAGTGTTTAATAATGCTTCGTTTCATGTGTAAATCCTATCAACTTAATTTGAACATTTTACCTCATCTCTAATTTTTCATTCATGGCTTTGTTCAGTGCGTCAGTCCAATCTTTCATGTAAAGCAAAATGCAAAAACGTGTGGGACCCATTGTTTGAGGAATTGATATCAGATCGGGCGGATTGGCTGATTCGTATTGATTTCTGAATTCTGATCAATCCGAATCAGTATCTATCAATTacaatcccaatcccaatcccTGGTGGGACCTAGATTCCGAGATTCCGAGTATCCCATATGACACGGAAGAGCAATTATCATTTGGTCAAATTTGTCGGTTTGGAAAAGGAACTCTAACCACACAAACATTGAGGACCATTTCCTACCTTCCCTCttcatcttttctctctctctctctcatttccgGTTCAGTTGTTGTTTGAACTCTCTGTGctctgcttctttttctctctgaaagggaatctctctttctttcatttctagTTCAGTTGTTGTTAAACTCTCTTtgctctacttcttcttctctctctgagATTTCTGGTTCGGTTGTTGAACTCTGTTTGCTCtacttctattttctctctctgaaAGAGGAAGATGTCAAATTTAGGACACTCGACCTTCCTTCAGGCGGTCTTGGACAGGTTTTCCTCTCCTGAGTTGGGGGACTTCTTATTCCGATGGGACATCGACTTGGATGAACTGGAGTCACTGAAAGAGACTTCAGCCGAGATTCAGACCTTATCTGATGAAGCTGAAGGGAAGCAGTTCACCAACGTCCGTGTGAAACTGTGGCTCGATCGCCTCAAGCAACTCCTCTATGATGCGGAGGACATTCTGGATGAGTATGCCACTGAACTTCTACGCCTGAAATTGGAATCTGCTCACCAAACCCAACAGGTACGTAACCCTGTTCCTCTCACTCCATCTAGTGGAAGTAATATTTCTTCTTTGTTGAATTCGGCATAGAATTTTTTGCTGTTAAGGGCATCAATTGAAACTTTAGATTGAATAAAAGGCGATAGTAGGCCTAACTCAGGTTTATAACATCGCCGAATATTTCTGCAGGGAATTGAAAGGTCTGGATCAAAAGAAAGGGATGCCAGCGAGAGGTTAAAAGGACTGAAATTGGAATCTGAATATCAGACCCACACTCATCAAACCCAACAGGTATGTAACCCTATTCCTCTCACTCCAGCTGAAAGTAGTGCTTCGTCTGCTACAGAATCTATGATTCAGGACATCAATGAGAGGTTTGGGTCCAAAGTAAGGGAAATCAATGAGAAATTACAAAGTGTAGCACAAAAAGGTGTTGCTCTTGGTTTGAACCCCAGCATGGGATCTGGGTCTTCAAGGCCCAAGGTATTCAGTGAAAGGCCACCGACGAGTTCTGTGGTGAATAGATCTAAAGTTTTTGGCAGGGAGGAAGATACGTCGAAGATTATTAAATGGCTGCTATCAGACGACAAAACTCCAAGTTCCAGTAAAAATGATAATAATTTCTCGGTGCTGCCCATAGTCGGTATGGGTGGAGCTGGAAAGACAACCCTTGCTCAGCTTGTTTATAACCATGAGACAGTTGAGAAGCATTTTGGTTTGAAAGCCTGGGTATGCGTATCGGAAGACTTTGATGTGGTCAGGTTAACCAAAGAAATTCTCGAGTCAGCCACTAACTCAACCCATACTTCTGATTCACTAGACAAGCTACAGGTGGAACTTAAAAAAGCATTGAGCAACAAAAGATTCTTATTGGTTTTGGATGACATGTGGAACGAGAACTACTTGAGATGGGATGCCTTAAGCACCGTTTTTGCATCCGGAAAACAAGGAAGCAAGATATTGGTTACAACACGGAACAAAAGTGTGTCATCAATCGTGCACACTGTTCCGAATGATCATGATCTTAAAGGTCTATCAGATGAGGTTTATTTTGCAATGGTTAAAAAGCACGCTTTCTTGGATGAAAATTCATCTGATGCAAATATAATGTTGAAATCATTTGGACAAGAAATTGTGAAGAAATGTAAGGGTTCTCTTTTGGCTGTAAAGACACTTGCTGGACTCTTGCGAGATAAAAGGAATAACAGTGAGTGGAAAGATATTTTGGAGAATGAAATATGAGATTTAAGAGAGAGTGAGATCCTTCCATCGCTCATGTTGAGCTACCATCATCTTCTGCCAGTTTTGAAAAGATGCTTCACTTATTGTGCTTTGTTTCCCAAAGACTACGTATTTAATAAGATTGAATTAGTTCTCTTGTGGATGGCGGAAGGTATTGTTCAACCAAAAGGAAACAAACGGCTGGAAGATATAGGGGTTGGGTATTTTGATGAACTATTTATGAGATCCTTCTTTGACTTATCTGATCGTCTTCCTTTTTACCACGAATCCGTTCTTTTTCTGCCAATCAGTTGGCATGCTTCACCAATGAATGACTCATCAAATGAAATTTACATGAGGTCTTTTTTTGAGTCATCCAGTAGCATAAGATCAACATTTGTGATGCATGATCTGATCCATGATTTAGCACAATTTGTTTCGGGTGGAATGTTTTGTAGGAGAGAGTATGATAAGCCATCCAAAGTTCTTACAACATCCCGTCACTTGTGTTACAAACTTAAAGGAAATCGTAATGATGGGGCGATAGAATCTAAGGCCATGAAAAGGTTACGCACTTATCTAATGCTAAATTATGGATTTCATTATAATTCCATGCCCCAGTTTCTTACCATGCTCTAATTCCAATTCCTGCGTGTGCTATGTTTAAGATATCATGGCAATGGTGAGTTGCCAGATTCAATTGGCAGGTTGAAACATCTAAGGCTTCTTGATCTATCATGTTATGATATTGTGAGGTTACCCGACTCAATTTCAAGTCTTTACAATCTACAAACGTTGATCCTAACTCACTGTGAGAACCTTAGAGAGTTGCCCGAAGGTATAAGTAACCTCATAAACCTTTGACATCTCTTTATTCCTGAGGGTTTGGTTATAATGCCATTAGGAATGGACAACTTAACTTGTCTTCAATCATTGAATAGATTTGTTGTGGGGTCAAAAAATAGTAGCAAGTTGAGGGAGATGTCCCAACTCCGTGGGACTCTGGATATTGTAAATTTGGAAAATGTAGGCAATAGTGGGATAGAAACCATGGTGGCCAATTTAAAGAACAAGCTGAATCTTCTTCGTCGACAACTGAAATGGAGAAATTATGAAAGCCATGATAGTTTTCCTGATTTAGGGAGAGATGAAAAAGCAGAGGAGTATGTACTTGAAAAACTACAGCCTCCTACCAATCTTGAAGTGCTATGGATTCAAAACTATGGTGGTACGAATTTCCCAAGTTGGATGGAGCATCCTTCCTTCTCTAATTTAAAGACCGTACATCTCACTGGTTGTCGCAATTGCATGTTCTTGCCTCGTCTTAATCAACTGCCCTTGCTCGAACACCTAGAGATCAAATTCTGCAGTGCTACTAAAATGGTGGGAAGTGGGTTACATGAGGATGGCTCATCATCAACTAATAAGAAATTTCGATCATTGAAGACACTATATATTGAAGGGATGGAAGAGTGGGAGGAGTGGCTTGaagtggttgaagaagaaaaagaaggtggAGGACAATTCCCTTGCCTCCGTAAGCTGATTATAAAATATTGTCCCAGGCTAAGGATGTTCTCTCACCGCTTTCCTGGCTTGGTGCGAATGGAAATAGTAAGATGTCACGACCTAAGAGAACTACCGCGGCTTCTTCCTTCATTGCAATGTCTCCGTCTCAGAGAATGTCCAAAATTAGCGGTGATTTCGAGTCTACCCTCCGTTAAGAAGTTGACTTTGAATAGTTGTGGCCAGATAACATCATTGTCCAATTCTAACCGTCAATCATCATCAGCACCACGTGTACATATTTCCTTCCCTTGCCTCCATGTGCTACAAATCGTGTCTTATCCCATGGACTGGATGTGCTGGACTAGGGATGAAGTACATTTGTCCTGGGCTATTGATGATGATGTGTCAGATCTCGAATCGCTACACATTGGAGTTATGCAACACTTGACAGCACTTGAAGAATTAAAGATCTATGATTGTAAATTGCTTACAGTTCCTCTGCAGAACGAGATTGGCGGGTTTGATCTCCTTCCTTCAAGCCTTCAGCTTTTGTACATCTGTTTTGATTGTGACAACCTAGGGAAGCTGGCACAGAGCATGTGTAATCTCCATCGTCTTAAAGAATTAAGAATTGATGGGGCTAGAGGACTCACATCATCGGTTGAAGTCCTACACAACCTCACGTCTCTAACGTCGCTCCAAGAATTTGTAATCGAAAGTTGCCATGCTCTTGTGTCCTTCCAGGAAACAGGATTACCCACTTcgtttcaagaattgaagatcATCGATTGTGAGAATCTGAAGTCACTACCCAAGGAGCTACACACTTTAACGTCGCTCCAAGAATTTGTAATCGAAAATTGCCCTGCTCTTGTGTCCTTCCAAGAAACAAGGTTACCCACTTCGCTTCGAAAATTGGAGATCATTGATTGCAAGAATCTGGAGTCACTACCCAAGGAGCTACACACTCTAACGTCACTCCAAGAATTTGTAATCAAAAGTTGTCCTGCTCTTGTGTCCTTCCAGGAAATAGCCTTACCCACTTTGCTTCGAAAATTGGAGATCATTGATTGCAAGAATCTGGAGTCACTACCCAAGGAGCTACACACTCTAACGCCACTCCAAGAATTTGTAATCAAAAGTTGCCCTGCTCTTGTGTCCTTCCAGGAAATAGCCTTACCCACTTCGCTTCGAGGATTGGAGATCATCGATTGCAAGAATCTGGAGTCCCTGCCAGGGGGACTTTACAAACTTACATCCCTCAGAACATTGAGAACGGAAGAATGCCCTGCTCTTGAGTCCTTTCCAGATATGGGGTTACCCATCGCACTTCAAAATTTATCGATTCAAAAATGTGGGAAGCTGAATTCCTTGCCCAAGGCGCTGCACAAGCTCACAAATCTTGAACAACTGAAGATTGTGGGATGCTCTTTTCTTATGGAGTGCAAGAGTCTGGAACCCCTACAGACCTCAGGTCTTCATAATCTCACCTCTCTTTCAGATCTCACCGTCGGTGGATGTCCAGCTCTCGTGTCCATTCCAAAGGGTCTGCTTCCCACCAATCTTTGGGAATTTTGCATCAAGGACTGCCCAATTCTTGAATCCTTATATGATGGACTCTCTGACCTAACATCTCTTAAAGGTTTGCACATCCAGAATTGTCCAATGCTGAAACAACGGTAccaaaagaaggaaggagaagagtggTCCAAGATTATTGCCCAAGTCCATTACGTAGCAATAGACTCTGTACCGCTGCATTAAGTGAGGTATTTCTTCTGTAATAAAAAATGTATGATTTCTGTCTCTACTTTACGTTTTGCCATGTGTGAATTTAATCTAATTTTTCTTCATAGGAGAGTGATGAGATGTGAAGAACATGAGTAAATTACGCAACAGACATGCAAGGGTACAGTTCCACAGGTGGGTAGATTTAACtgttccatctctctctctctctctctcttacatgCAAAGACAATTCTCTCTTCCCCAAGTCATTAGAGTCAATTTTTGAGACATTCCAATAGCTTTGACTTCAACTTGTTACAGATAGAAATTACTTGAGAAAGGAAAGACACAAATACACAATTCATTAAGCCCTAAACAACATACCGCTTtttaacccccaaaaaaaaatctattcatCTAGTCCCTGCCACTACTTACATTTGCTTACATCCTTTAAAATAACTTggaatattatttttgttttgcgACAGTAACATCAGGGATGGTTGTATTGAGTGTTTGAAGTGTCTACATTGCATCATTACCAGCTAAGAAGAtgttatgtgtgtctcgaaTTCTCTTGTACccgttttgaagattgatccactcagacattttttttttatggtgatCCGAATGAGATTTTTCTGAGGTTTGTGACGGTAGCGGAGGGTTTGGAGGAGTATATATTAATTGTTTTACGGTCTTGTTGTATAAATAAGTGAAGAGgtgattttttgggtttttgtgtcagggttttgtgaagaaaatatttgttgttgttttgggtgttcttgagaaaTCTCCATTGTACTTTTCTtctattacatagtgaatcatcttcatctttgtcCGTGGACatagcacatcatattggtgtgtgaaccacgttaaatctatgtcatctttgctttgttttgtttctgaTAGTTTTGAAGGTTTTCAATGAGGTACTTGAACGCTTCCTTTTTAAAGAGTTTTTGTTGTTTCACCACCAATGTTCTGAAACTTGTCTTGGCCTAGCAAGTCAAACATGTTAACCTATCACAGTACCCATACAGCGCATTGACAATACTAACCCAAAGAGTTGTCTTATTATGGGTGGTGAGGTGATTATGGTTCATTGCCCAGTAACTGAATTAACTGGGACTCTCACAATGCAGTCAATTGGCTCAACTACAAGGATATCTTTCACTAGGCATGGGTGTTATTCTCAATCATGTTTGATATTCAAAACTATATAAATCAGGTTGAATCTCTACTtattttgaagaaaaagggaaggggaaggggaaggggacggggaagggggggggggggggggacagagTTAATGTGGAAATTGCTCACCAACTACCTATCAATGCTAGGAAAGACACCCACATAACTCTTTTTACTGatctttaataaaaaataaaaaataaaactaacttttcttttttgatcgagttttccttcactcatGGTTAATGGGGATCCATTCACTACGGTGTTGCAGATGTGTGCAGGGGTATCGTGAGGGTGTTAAGgggaatatactaaaaccctataggggtttgtgaaccatAGGATGCTCGGTGGAGGAAAACTTCCTCTGTTcttttccatttaaaaaaaaactaacttgtctGGGTGACCGGACATAGTTTCGAAtataaatcctctccaattccaaaTTGTACAGGGCAGTGCAATTCGAGTGGAGAGCTCGACACTTGGCAGCTCGAACATCTAACAGTCCAAGCTCATTGatttcgtttttttttctttcttctcgagttGGGCACTATTGAATATCAGAGCTGCCAGCAATTGACATCGCCACCCCAAACTGCACCACACTgtacttttagggaattggagaagatttttttttcccttagttTCAGACCATTGAACTCCACATGCCAAGTAAATCCAGTTACATAGCCAACTAATATAACCATGATCATTTTCTCAATTGCTATGGATTTCTGTGAATTAGAAATTTCAATGAAAGTTTCAAGGGCAAAGTAAAACCCCTCTTGATATATTATCTAATAAAACTACTCTAATTTTGTGAATAAGTTGACATTGATGTAGTGTCATCAATCTTTTGGTGACAATAGTTGTTGCATGCTCCTGGCCTCAAATGATAATTAACCTCTTTTTTCAATCGGATGTTGAGTTCTTTAGAGTAATTCATTTACATTGATTATTGAAATTGTCTGTCAAATAGGTCAAAGTTAAATTTAACACAAATAAAGGGGAGGGGTTTGCTGTCCAATCATGTGGAGAGGGGCAAGGACATCCAACAGAAGGGGTGGGTcagtcattttgccccttgTGTGTGGGCGCATGGGGATGCAACTGGGAAGTGTTCTATTTCCCGTAAATTATAAACTACATTAAAAACTATTCCCTGTGcaaagaacgctacctagtcAGGTAACCCGCGTGGCTCCTACACAGAGACACAGAAACGCACAAAAATATCACGCTACCCCGATGGAAAGGCGGAAAAATAGAACTGCCCAatactttcttttaattggacAATCTCATTTGTACCAATGCAAGTCTCCGTAAAATTTGAAACAAACTCCATTTTTCAAAGTAGGTTTGAATTCATCTCTTGCGCCCTATCCAGAGTCTTCAACAAGTAATCCAATATCTCCACTTACTCCATCCTTCAAAAGCTGGAGAAGAAAACACGGTATACCCAAATAAAAGGTTTGATCCAATGATCAAAACATGCTAACTTGAATAATGGCTTTTTTATGGTTAATATAATATCGCTTTAATATCAAATAGACAGTAAATCTATAAAGTTCCCTTCAATAGGCCATGATGAGCTTCTATCTTACGTTTtcgtttttttggtaaatcactTCTATCCTACTTTAGCATATTTACAAACTGAAAGCATCCCTTAgtaaaagggagagggtttgctACACGGACAATGTGCAGCTTCATGCCTTGGAAGAGGGGCattataaaaaaacaataaaaatagaggGGTCTATGCAACATTTTACAGGGTGTGCTATAGTAAGCTGGGTCTTATGAGGGGTGCCAACATGCAATTTTAAAATTATGCTGACCTTGTGCAAATGTTTTACCTCTTGATAAAATTACAGAactcaaataaaaaaggaaagatctCCCCAAAGACCATCATGGATATCTGCCTCCTAGGGTTACCTAATTTACCACTTGCTGTGCATCAATCCATATCTCTATGGTAAGTTTGCAGTGAAGATCCTTAGTGCTCCTGCTCCATCTTCATCTCGCAAACCCAAGACCTTAACTTCTCACTCTAAGCACTGCCGGCTCTTAAATAGTTTAAATGTGTAATAAGGTCATATACGTATTCTGTGAAAAACTTTCAGCTTCCTTCCACTGTCATCTTCAGAGACCAGCtcctctcattttcttttctttccctccccTCTACCACTCAGTTTCTTCTGTTTATGTTGCTTGGACTTGGATGAGTGTTCAGACTCACTGTTGGATGAAGAAGCCAAGAATGCAGAAGTTCATATGGTCATATCTATtcccctcttctctttcctGCACCAGTGTGCCTTCCTTTTGATCGATCTTTCTTTGACAATTTTCCTGGGTTTTCAAAAGTTGAGATGCTGGATGCTTGGGAGGGAAGCTCACTTTTGTAACTAATACATTTACAAAGGAAAATGAAGT
This window harbors:
- the LOC122663123 gene encoding putative disease resistance protein At3g14460, which codes for MDNLTCLQSLNRFVVGSKNSSKLREMSQLRGTLDIVNLENVGNSGIETMVANLKNKLNLLRRQLKWRNYESHDSFPDLGRDEKAEEYVLEKLQPPTNLEVLWIQNYGGTNFPSWMEHPSFSNLKTVHLTGCRNCMFLPRLNQLPLLEHLEIKFCSATKMVGSGLHEDGSSSTNKKFRSLKTLYIEGMEEWEEWLEVVEEEKEGGGQFPCLRKLIIKYCPRLRMFSHRFPGLVRMEIVRCHDLRELPRLLPSLQCLRLRECPKLAVISSLPSVKKLTLNSCGQITSLSNSNRQSSSAPRVHISFPCLHVLQIVSYPMDWMCWTRDEVHLSWAIDDDVSDLESLHIGVMQHLTALEELKIYDCKLLTVPLQNEIGGFDLLPSSLQLLYICFDCDNLGKLAQSMCNLHRLKELRIDGARGLTSSVEVLHNLTSLTSLQEFVIESCHALVSFQETGLPTSFQELKIIDCENLKSLPKELHTLTSLQEFVIENCPALVSFQETRLPTSLRKLEIIDCKNLESLPKELHTLTSLQEFVIKSCPALVSFQEIALPTLLRKLEIIDCKNLESLPKELHTLTPLQEFVIKSCPALVSFQEIALPTSLRGLEIIDCKNLESLPGGLYKLTSLRTLRTEECPALESFPDMGLPIALQNLSIQKCGKLNSLPKALHKLTNLEQLKIVGCSFLMECKSLEPLQTSGLHNLTSLSDLTVGGCPALVSIPKGLLPTNLWEFCIKDCPILESLYDGLSDLTSLKGLHIQNCPMLKQRYQKKEGEEWSKIIAQVHYVAIDSVPLH
- the LOC122661885 gene encoding putative disease resistance protein RGA3, with the translated sequence MIQDINERFGSKVREINEKLQSVAQKGVALGLNPSMGSGSSRPKVFSERPPTSSVVNRSKVFGREEDTSKIIKWLLSDDKTPSSSKNDNNFSVLPIVGMGGAGKTTLAQLVYNHETVEKHFGLKAWVCVSEDFDVVRLTKEILESATNSTHTSDSLDKLQVELKKALSNKRFLLVLDDMWNENYLRWDALSTVFASGKQGSKILVTTRNKSVSSIVHTVPNDHDLKGLSDEVYFAMVKKHAFLDENSSDANIMLKSFGQEIVKKCKGSLLAVKTLAGLLRDKRNNSEWKDILENEI